Proteins co-encoded in one Acidithiobacillus caldus ATCC 51756 genomic window:
- a CDS encoding IS256 family transposase produces MQESTGFDGGMGELGLNIEGLLRRSARQLIQQAIEGEVQVLLEEYAAVRMVDGRRAVVRNGYLPEREILTAVGPVPVQVPKVRDRSGSGVVFRSSLVPPYVRKSRTVAAALPWLYLHGVSSGRMHEALSVLLGEEAKGLSPAVLGRLKVEWAQEHAQWQRRSLQGKRYAYWWADGVYTQLRAEDDPRMCLLVIIGVTAEGKKEVVAVTDGLRESKASWLEILRDLRDRGLQEAPLLAIGDGAMGFWAALDEIYPQTRHQRCWVHKTANILNELPKRLQGKAKAALQAIWMADTREAAEKAWQAFVRDYQAKYPRAVAKLEKDRDVLLTFFDFPAEHWRHIRSSNAIESTFATVRQRSSRTKNCVSRATFLGLSYKLIQQAERHWRGIQHPERLRELFAGVTFVDGMPANETRLDPQQDAA; encoded by the coding sequence ATGCAAGAGAGTACTGGTTTCGACGGAGGAATGGGAGAGTTGGGCCTGAACATCGAGGGCTTATTGCGGCGGTCCGCGCGCCAGCTGATCCAACAGGCCATCGAGGGCGAGGTGCAGGTGCTGCTGGAGGAGTATGCCGCGGTACGCATGGTCGATGGTCGCCGGGCCGTCGTGCGGAATGGATATCTGCCGGAGCGGGAGATCCTGACAGCGGTCGGCCCCGTGCCTGTACAGGTCCCCAAGGTGCGAGACCGCTCCGGTTCGGGCGTGGTCTTCCGTTCTTCCCTGGTACCGCCCTACGTGCGCAAGTCGCGGACCGTGGCCGCAGCGCTCCCCTGGTTGTACCTGCACGGGGTATCGTCGGGACGGATGCACGAGGCGCTGTCTGTTCTCCTGGGCGAGGAGGCCAAGGGGCTTTCTCCGGCCGTGCTGGGACGCTTGAAAGTCGAATGGGCGCAAGAGCATGCCCAATGGCAGCGCCGGTCTCTACAGGGAAAACGCTACGCCTATTGGTGGGCCGACGGGGTCTATACCCAGCTGCGGGCGGAGGACGATCCCCGGATGTGTCTCTTGGTCATTATTGGCGTGACGGCCGAGGGCAAGAAGGAGGTCGTGGCGGTCACCGACGGTTTACGGGAGTCCAAAGCCTCCTGGCTAGAGATCCTGCGGGACTTGCGCGACCGCGGGCTGCAGGAGGCGCCACTACTGGCCATAGGAGATGGGGCGATGGGTTTCTGGGCCGCCCTGGACGAGATTTACCCACAAACCCGTCATCAGCGCTGTTGGGTGCACAAGACGGCCAACATCCTCAACGAGCTACCGAAGCGCCTTCAGGGGAAAGCCAAGGCCGCCCTGCAGGCGATCTGGATGGCCGACACCCGTGAAGCTGCGGAGAAAGCCTGGCAAGCCTTCGTGCGGGACTACCAGGCCAAATATCCCAGAGCGGTCGCAAAGCTCGAGAAGGACCGGGACGTGCTGCTGACCTTCTTCGACTTCCCGGCAGAGCACTGGCGGCATATCCGCAGCAGCAACGCCATCGAATCGACCTTCGCCACCGTACGGCAACGCAGCAGCCGCACTAAAAACTGTGTCTCTCGAGCCACTTTCCTTGGCCTGAGCTACAAGCTCATCCAGCAGGCAGAGAGACACTGGCGCGGGATTCAGCATCCGGAAAGACTGCGCGAGCTCTTTGCCGGGGTGACATTTGTCGATGGGATGCCTGCCAACGAAACCCGGCTGGATCCTCAACAGGACGCCGCCTGA
- a CDS encoding ferritin-like domain-containing protein has protein sequence MQVQIGAALACSEPAEKLRRVQALRAPSARDLEEWEVVTTPRVPGRPPQLRLVAPRELPRRRALNTEAGRFALLHALAHIEFNAINLALDAAYAFAGLPQCYYADWLQVAREEALHFSMLQARLADLGGQYGDLPAHDGLWEAACATADDAMARMALVPRVLEARGLDVTPALRQRLEAAGDSRSAAILERIEADERGHVAIGSRWFAYLAARAGVDPEATFFALLDRHYRGRIVGPLAREARLQGGFSLRELELLEARSVSGGGQATHA, from the coding sequence GTGCAGGTGCAAATAGGGGCGGCGCTGGCGTGTTCGGAGCCGGCAGAAAAGCTTCGGCGGGTGCAAGCTCTGCGCGCGCCCTCGGCGCGGGATCTCGAGGAGTGGGAGGTAGTGACGACGCCGCGCGTACCGGGGCGGCCGCCGCAACTGCGTCTCGTGGCTCCGCGTGAGTTGCCGCGGCGCCGCGCCCTGAACACGGAGGCAGGACGTTTTGCGCTGTTGCACGCCCTGGCGCACATCGAGTTCAATGCCATCAACTTGGCCCTGGATGCTGCCTACGCCTTTGCCGGATTGCCGCAGTGCTACTATGCCGACTGGCTTCAGGTGGCCCGGGAGGAGGCCCTGCATTTTTCCATGCTGCAAGCGCGGCTTGCGGACCTTGGCGGACAGTACGGCGATCTTCCCGCCCACGATGGTCTCTGGGAGGCGGCCTGCGCCACGGCGGACGATGCCATGGCGCGGATGGCTCTGGTGCCGCGCGTGTTGGAGGCGCGTGGTCTGGACGTGACTCCCGCCCTGCGCCAACGCCTGGAGGCCGCGGGCGATAGTCGTTCGGCGGCCATTCTGGAACGCATCGAGGCCGATGAGCGCGGTCACGTTGCCATTGGCAGTCGCTGGTTTGCCTACCTTGCCGCGCGCGCCGGTGTCGATCCCGAAGCTACGTTCTTCGCGCTCCTCGATCGTCACTACCGCGGTCGCATCGTCGGTCCCTTGGCGCGCGAGGCCCGGTTGCAGGGCGGATTCAGTTTGCGTGAGCTGGAGTTGCTGGAGGCGCGATCCGTGTCCGGGGGAGGGCAAGCCACCCATGCCTGA
- the tyrS gene encoding tyrosine--tRNA ligase: MDGESAGAQLAFGSSDILPEGALNEALQRAAQEGRALRVKLGMDPTAPDLHLGHTVLLHKARQFQDLGHQVLFLIGDFTARIGDPTGKSSTRPPLSAEAVQANAETYRQQIFRILDPARTEVVFNSHWLDRLRPQELIQLAARYTVARMLERDDFSKRYHAQQPIAVHEFLYPLLQGYDSVALRADVELGGTDQRFNLLVGRELQKEYGQRPQVVLTMPILEGLDGVQKMSKSLGNTIALEDTPEEMFGKLMSISDTLMWRYYALLSAKSQPEQVALRQKAEAGEINPRDCKLDLAQELVTRFHGSSAGVRARETFLAQFQRRERPDDLALQTLRLPPPLTLAKTLQALGWVRSSSEGMRKIREGAVHLGETRIEDPSLALEPGPEYFLQFGKRHVARVCLLAQESDHG; encoded by the coding sequence ATGGATGGCGAGTCGGCCGGCGCGCAGCTGGCATTTGGGAGCAGCGATATCCTACCCGAGGGAGCCCTGAACGAGGCCCTGCAACGGGCGGCGCAGGAGGGCCGGGCGCTGCGGGTCAAGCTGGGGATGGACCCAACGGCGCCGGATCTGCACTTGGGACACACCGTACTGCTGCACAAAGCACGCCAGTTCCAGGATCTCGGTCACCAGGTGCTGTTTCTCATCGGTGACTTCACTGCCCGCATCGGCGACCCCACGGGAAAGAGCAGCACCCGCCCACCCCTGTCCGCCGAGGCTGTCCAGGCCAATGCCGAGACCTATCGTCAGCAGATATTTCGTATCCTCGACCCGGCGCGGACCGAGGTCGTCTTCAATTCGCACTGGCTCGATCGTCTCAGGCCACAGGAGCTCATCCAACTGGCGGCGCGCTACACGGTGGCCCGCATGCTGGAACGGGACGACTTCAGCAAGCGCTATCACGCCCAGCAGCCCATTGCTGTCCACGAATTTCTCTATCCGCTACTGCAGGGCTATGACTCCGTGGCCTTGCGCGCCGATGTGGAGCTGGGCGGGACGGACCAACGTTTCAATCTGTTGGTTGGGCGCGAACTGCAAAAGGAATACGGCCAAAGACCACAGGTCGTGCTAACCATGCCCATCCTGGAGGGTCTCGACGGGGTCCAGAAGATGTCCAAATCCCTGGGTAACACCATTGCCCTGGAGGACACCCCGGAAGAGATGTTCGGTAAACTCATGTCCATCTCCGATACCCTGATGTGGCGCTACTATGCCTTGCTTTCGGCAAAATCGCAGCCCGAGCAAGTGGCCCTGCGCCAAAAGGCCGAAGCCGGAGAGATCAACCCCAGAGACTGCAAGCTGGATCTGGCGCAAGAACTGGTCACGCGCTTTCACGGTAGCAGCGCCGGTGTGCGAGCGCGCGAGACTTTCCTCGCCCAATTCCAGCGGCGCGAACGTCCCGACGATCTGGCCCTGCAGACCCTGCGCCTCCCTCCACCCCTGACCCTGGCCAAGACCCTGCAGGCCCTGGGTTGGGTGCGCAGCAGCAGCGAAGGCATGCGCAAGATCCGTGAGGGGGCCGTGCACCTTGGCGAAACCCGCATCGAAGATCCCAGCCTCGCCCTGGAGCCCGGCCCGGAATATTTTCTGCAATTTGGCAAACGCCACGTCGCCCGCGTTTGTCTGCTCGCGCAGGAGAGTGACCATGGCTGA
- the plsY gene encoding glycerol-3-phosphate 1-O-acyltransferase PlsY, whose product MAAPLWKSILLVLFAYLLGSIASAVLVARALRLPDPRQHGSGNPGATNILRLGGKRAAALTLLGDMLKGLVPVLVARGLGLDGWPLASVALAAFLGHLFPLYFGFRGGKGVATALGILLAYVPLLGLCVLLTWIVVFAWRRVSSLAALVATLIAPLLAWAFALPLPAKSLVLTLAILVLWRHRSNLSRLLRGEESGFRPS is encoded by the coding sequence ATGGCCGCTCCCCTATGGAAGTCGATCCTGCTCGTGCTGTTCGCCTACCTCCTGGGCTCCATCGCCAGTGCCGTCCTCGTCGCCCGCGCCCTGCGCCTACCCGACCCGCGTCAGCACGGTTCCGGTAATCCCGGCGCTACCAACATCCTGCGCCTGGGCGGCAAGCGGGCCGCCGCCCTGACCCTACTGGGCGATATGCTGAAAGGACTCGTGCCCGTGCTCGTGGCGCGCGGCCTGGGCCTGGACGGCTGGCCCCTTGCCTCGGTGGCGCTTGCCGCCTTTCTCGGACACCTTTTTCCGCTGTATTTTGGTTTTCGCGGAGGCAAGGGCGTAGCCACAGCCCTGGGTATACTGTTGGCCTACGTGCCCCTACTCGGCCTGTGCGTGCTGCTCACCTGGATCGTGGTCTTTGCCTGGCGCCGTGTCTCCTCCCTGGCTGCCCTCGTCGCCACCCTGATAGCGCCTTTGCTGGCCTGGGCCTTCGCCCTGCCGCTTCCGGCAAAGAGCCTGGTGCTGACCTTGGCGATACTCGTGCTGTGGCGCCACCGCAGCAACCTCAGCCGCCTGCTGCGCGGCGAGGAGTCGGGCTTTCGCCCTTCCTAG
- a CDS encoding glutathione peroxidase, translated as MAEAQSLYDYCLPLLDGRERCLRDFAGQVLLIVNTASLCGFTPQYAGLQKLYQDYGSRGFSVLAFPCNQFARQEPGSADAIGDTCYGRYAVTFPVFAKVEVNGPDAAPLFQYLKSALPGWFGPRITWNFTKFLVDAEGCPQRRFAPRVAPQKIAPAIEALLRRRA; from the coding sequence ATGGCTGAGGCGCAGTCGCTGTACGACTACTGTCTGCCGCTTTTGGATGGGCGCGAACGCTGCCTGCGGGATTTTGCCGGCCAGGTATTGCTCATCGTCAACACCGCAAGCCTGTGCGGTTTTACCCCGCAGTATGCCGGGCTGCAGAAGCTCTATCAGGACTATGGTAGTCGGGGTTTCAGCGTGCTCGCCTTCCCCTGCAACCAGTTTGCGCGTCAGGAGCCGGGCAGTGCCGACGCCATCGGTGACACCTGCTACGGTCGCTATGCCGTCACCTTCCCGGTCTTTGCCAAGGTCGAGGTGAATGGCCCCGACGCCGCCCCCCTCTTTCAATACCTCAAGAGCGCCCTGCCCGGCTGGTTCGGACCCCGCATCACCTGGAACTTCACCAAGTTTCTCGTCGACGCCGAGGGGTGTCCGCAGCGTCGCTTTGCCCCCCGCGTTGCGCCGCAGAAGATAGCACCCGCCATAGAGGCGCTCCTGCGCCGACGGGCCTGA
- the tsaD gene encoding tRNA (adenosine(37)-N6)-threonylcarbamoyltransferase complex transferase subunit TsaD yields MPELILGVESSCDETGLALYDSERGLVDEVLFSQVDIHAVYGGVVPELAARDHVRRLPLLWRELRRRTGQRRADAVAVTTGPGLIGALLVGVNFARALAYAWQVPLIPVHHLEGHLLAPMLAGILPFPALALLVSGGHTQLIAVHELGSYTLLGESVDDAAGEAFDKAAKILGLPYPGGPALADLAASGDGRRYRLPRPMLDRPGLDFSFSGLKTAFRLQAEGLPQRDPQARADLAAAFQEAVVATLCEKCRRAIEATGMKRLIVAGGVGANRALRQALAQLAEAEQVDLYFADLAHCTDNAAMIAVAGAQRLGAGRSPLETVAVRPRWPLQELMP; encoded by the coding sequence ATGCCTGAGCTGATCCTCGGAGTAGAAAGCTCCTGCGATGAAACGGGGCTCGCGCTCTACGATAGCGAGCGCGGTCTCGTGGACGAGGTGCTCTTCAGTCAGGTAGATATTCACGCCGTCTACGGCGGGGTGGTTCCGGAGCTGGCCGCCCGCGATCACGTCCGGCGCTTGCCGCTGCTGTGGCGGGAGCTGCGCCGACGCACGGGTCAGCGCCGCGCCGATGCGGTGGCGGTGACGACGGGCCCGGGGCTGATCGGGGCGCTGCTGGTGGGCGTCAACTTTGCGCGTGCTCTGGCCTACGCTTGGCAGGTACCGCTGATACCGGTGCATCATCTCGAGGGCCACCTGCTCGCCCCCATGCTCGCCGGCATATTGCCCTTTCCGGCCCTCGCACTTCTGGTTTCCGGTGGCCACACCCAACTCATTGCCGTGCACGAGTTGGGCTCCTACACCCTGCTCGGTGAGAGTGTGGACGATGCGGCGGGGGAGGCCTTCGACAAGGCGGCCAAGATCCTTGGTCTGCCCTATCCCGGCGGCCCTGCCCTCGCCGATCTGGCCGCGTCTGGTGACGGACGCCGCTACCGCCTGCCGCGGCCAATGTTGGATCGCCCTGGTCTCGATTTCAGCTTCAGTGGCCTGAAGACGGCATTTCGTCTACAGGCCGAAGGGCTGCCCCAGAGAGACCCACAGGCACGCGCCGACCTCGCCGCCGCTTTTCAGGAGGCGGTGGTCGCTACCCTTTGCGAAAAATGTCGCCGAGCCATTGAAGCGACGGGAATGAAGCGTCTGATCGTAGCCGGCGGGGTTGGAGCCAACCGGGCGCTGCGCCAAGCCCTCGCGCAACTGGCCGAGGCAGAACAGGTCGATCTCTATTTTGCCGATCTTGCCCATTGCACGGATAACGCCGCCATGATCGCCGTGGCCGGAGCGCAGCGCCTCGGGGCCGGGCGCAGCCCCCTCGAAACGGTGGCGGTGCGTCCGCGCTGGCCTTTGCAGGAGTTGATGCCATGA
- a CDS encoding tetratricopeptide repeat protein: protein MTQTEFSLDAAIQETAERNPIFQEGLDWQQTGHPDEAARAFKRAIDAGEESALLWSFYAWALSEAGDPHAAIAACRKAIALDPEWGVAWNDLGEYLMETGRIEEALFPIRRALRSRHFDRPHLAQMNLARYYLHTGSLVRARRAAEEAARLAPGFRPAQDLSRWIRERQEEWGLKD, encoded by the coding sequence ATGACGCAAACGGAGTTCTCCCTGGATGCCGCCATTCAAGAAACGGCAGAGCGCAATCCCATTTTTCAGGAGGGTCTGGACTGGCAGCAGACCGGTCACCCGGACGAGGCCGCCCGCGCCTTCAAGCGCGCCATCGACGCCGGCGAGGAGTCAGCGCTGCTGTGGAGTTTTTATGCCTGGGCGCTGTCCGAGGCTGGCGATCCCCACGCCGCCATAGCCGCCTGCCGCAAGGCCATCGCTCTGGATCCCGAGTGGGGGGTGGCCTGGAACGACCTCGGTGAGTACCTGATGGAGACGGGGCGCATCGAGGAAGCCCTTTTCCCCATTCGCCGTGCCCTGCGCTCGCGCCACTTCGACCGGCCGCACCTGGCGCAGATGAACCTTGCCCGCTACTACCTGCACACCGGTAGTCTCGTGCGCGCCCGGCGGGCTGCAGAGGAGGCGGCGCGGTTGGCCCCGGGTTTTCGTCCAGCGCAGGATCTTTCCCGCTGGATTCGTGAGCGGCAGGAGGAGTGGGGCCTCAAAGACTGA